A single genomic interval of Nostoc commune NIES-4072 harbors:
- a CDS encoding galactose oxidase-like domain-containing protein produces MTQSHNNPNLLEETDLGTFIAQASTTDKWEVLPYSAPILPIHAALLRTGKVFFFCGSGNDPSQLNTPYDSVVWNVNEGTFTRQKAPLDSNNQPIDIFCAGQSFRPDGGLLVAGGTLRYDPFYGSPSALIFDPIGEKWFKILPMNNGRWYPTLVTLGSGRVFAISGPDKDGKLNRQPEIYSYFFSNGWNAFPITRPYPAYANLFLLDSGKLFYSGAQMGGNNGVAPTILTLPETFTESITEQVVPGLQDPAFGNQATSVLLPPAQDQKVMIIGGGRAGTATNRVNIVDLKATNPTYVAAKPLNYARMHLSAVLLPDRTVFVCNGSKMDEDTKQSMLPAEIYDPATDTWTVVAKQNVPRVYHSVALLLPDGRVVTAGGNPDRRINELRLEIYSPAYMSRSRPIIQSAPDVLTYGQQFTIQTPQAGNIKWVSLIKPMATTHSCDTEQRLVDVRINFRNSTSLNVTLATNRNIAVPGWYMLFISDNNGTPSVATWTRIS; encoded by the coding sequence GTGACTCAATCTCATAACAACCCTAACCTTCTAGAGGAAACGGATTTAGGGACTTTCATCGCTCAGGCTAGTACCACAGATAAATGGGAAGTATTGCCGTATAGTGCCCCGATCCTGCCTATACATGCCGCTTTACTTCGTACTGGTAAAGTATTCTTTTTCTGCGGTTCAGGTAATGATCCCAGTCAATTAAATACTCCCTATGACAGCGTGGTTTGGAATGTGAACGAAGGAACCTTTACCCGTCAAAAGGCTCCATTAGATAGTAATAATCAGCCTATTGATATTTTTTGCGCCGGTCAGTCCTTCCGTCCTGATGGTGGGTTATTAGTGGCGGGTGGAACTTTGCGCTATGACCCATTTTATGGTTCACCCTCTGCTCTGATATTTGATCCTATTGGCGAGAAATGGTTCAAGATACTACCAATGAATAATGGGCGTTGGTATCCTACTTTGGTAACACTAGGTAGCGGTCGGGTCTTTGCAATATCTGGGCCGGATAAAGATGGCAAGCTCAACAGACAACCAGAAATTTATTCATATTTCTTTTCAAATGGTTGGAATGCTTTTCCAATAACTCGTCCCTATCCGGCATACGCAAATCTGTTTCTACTCGATAGTGGAAAGCTTTTTTATTCAGGTGCCCAGATGGGCGGTAACAATGGAGTAGCGCCAACTATACTAACCCTGCCAGAGACATTTACAGAATCAATTACAGAACAAGTGGTGCCAGGGCTGCAAGACCCAGCCTTCGGAAATCAAGCTACTAGTGTGCTTTTACCACCTGCACAAGACCAAAAAGTGATGATTATCGGTGGTGGTAGGGCTGGTACGGCAACAAACAGGGTCAATATTGTAGATTTAAAAGCTACTAACCCAACTTATGTAGCAGCAAAGCCTCTAAACTATGCTCGGATGCATCTGAGTGCAGTTTTGTTGCCCGATCGCACAGTGTTTGTTTGCAATGGTAGCAAAATGGATGAAGACACAAAGCAATCAATGCTACCAGCAGAAATCTACGATCCAGCTACAGATACCTGGACAGTAGTAGCTAAACAAAATGTCCCCCGTGTATATCACTCAGTGGCCTTACTTTTACCAGATGGTAGGGTAGTTACAGCAGGAGGTAACCCTGACCGGAGGATCAATGAACTGCGATTAGAAATTTACAGTCCTGCGTATATGTCGCGATCGCGCCCAATTATTCAGAGCGCTCCTGACGTATTGACCTACGGACAGCAATTTACAATTCAAACACCCCAAGCTGGGAATATTAAATGGGTTAGTCTGATTAAACCAATGGCAACCACTCATTCCTGCGATACAGAACAAAGGTTAGTGGATGTGCGGATTAATTTTAGGAACTCTACTTCTCTCAATGTCACGCTAGCAACCAATCGAAACATAGCAGTACCAGGCTGGTACATGCTTTTTATTAGTGACAACAATGGAACACCTTCAGTAGCAACCTGGACGCGAATATCATAA
- the rbsK gene encoding ribokinase — translation MSIIVFGSINIDLVATAPRLPVAGETLLGEEFFKVSGGKGANQAVALAKLGIPTQMVGRVGKDDFGGELINNLQASGVQIENIVVDETVSSGVAIIAVNHAGENQIIVIPGANGCINQEDVERLSHLLPTATALLLQLEIPINAVVAAAKAARKTKITVILDPAPAQSNLPDEFYPLVDIITPNEVEAAQLVGFAVDGEELAAKAAEVLLQRGVKCAIVKLGAKGVFCATAEEKFFVPAFPVHAVDTVAAGDAFNGGLTAALFEGLSLHQAVVWGAAAGALATTKPGAQTSLPDRFTFDAFLKES, via the coding sequence ATGAGCATTATCGTCTTCGGCAGCATAAATATAGATTTGGTAGCAACAGCACCCCGCTTACCAGTCGCCGGAGAAACGTTGCTAGGAGAAGAATTTTTTAAAGTTTCGGGAGGAAAAGGAGCGAATCAAGCGGTAGCATTAGCAAAATTGGGAATTCCTACGCAAATGGTGGGGCGTGTAGGTAAAGACGATTTTGGTGGGGAACTTATTAATAATTTACAAGCATCTGGTGTGCAGATTGAGAATATTGTCGTGGATGAGACTGTTAGTTCTGGAGTCGCCATCATCGCCGTGAATCATGCTGGTGAAAATCAAATTATTGTAATTCCTGGCGCAAATGGTTGTATCAATCAAGAAGATGTAGAACGATTGTCTCATTTATTACCAACAGCAACAGCATTGCTTTTACAATTAGAAATTCCGATTAATGCCGTGGTTGCAGCAGCTAAAGCCGCAAGAAAAACTAAAATAACGGTAATTCTCGACCCTGCACCCGCACAATCTAATTTGCCAGATGAATTTTACCCATTAGTGGACATTATTACACCAAATGAAGTTGAAGCAGCACAGTTAGTGGGTTTTGCTGTGGATGGAGAAGAACTTGCAGCCAAAGCAGCTGAAGTTTTATTACAACGAGGTGTGAAATGTGCGATCGTTAAACTGGGTGCTAAAGGTGTTTTTTGTGCCACTGCTGAGGAAAAGTTTTTTGTACCCGCTTTTCCAGTTCATGCAGTTGACACAGTAGCTGCTGGCGATGCTTTTAATGGCGGCTTGACTGCAGCACTTTTTGAAGGACTTTCTTTACATCAGGCAGTTGTTTGGGGTGCAGCAGCCGGTGCTTTGGCGACGACAAAACCAGGCGCACAAACTTCGTTACCAGATAGGTTTACGTTTGATGCGTTTCTTAAAGAAAGCTAA
- a CDS encoding Nramp family divalent metal transporter, translated as MTPPENKPSLPEVHRSIRIPTSSSFWRKMMAYTGPGYLVSVGYIDPGNWATDIAGGSKFGYTLLTVILLSNLMAILLQSLCVRLGVATGRDLAQACRDYFSPRVSFCLWVLCEIAIAACDLAELLGSAIALQLLFGIPLVWGVCITALDVLVLLFLQNKGFRYTETLVIMLVATVGICFTTEILFSRPDMGGILLGYLPKKEILQNSEMLYIAIGILGATVMPHNLYLHSSIVQTRNWQPNTKKRWEAIKFGTIDSTFALSLALFINSAILIVSAATFHFSGNQNVAEIQDAYKLLTPLLGVSAASAVFGIALLASGQSSTLTATLAGQIVMEGFLQFRFPSWLRRLITRLLAIIPALITIIIFGENSTSKLIVFSQVILSLQLPFAVIPLVMFTSNRRLMGEFVNPLWLKSLAWLVAIIIVGLNIWLLLQSILG; from the coding sequence ATGACTCCCCCAGAAAACAAACCTAGCTTACCAGAAGTTCACCGTAGTATTAGAATCCCTACCAGCAGCAGCTTTTGGCGTAAGATGATGGCTTATACAGGGCCAGGGTATCTGGTTTCAGTGGGATACATTGATCCGGGAAATTGGGCAACAGACATCGCTGGAGGGTCAAAGTTTGGCTACACTTTATTAACAGTGATTCTGTTGTCGAACCTGATGGCGATATTACTCCAATCGTTATGTGTACGTTTGGGAGTTGCTACGGGGCGAGATTTAGCACAGGCTTGTCGGGACTATTTTAGCCCAAGGGTAAGCTTTTGTTTGTGGGTGCTGTGTGAAATTGCGATCGCAGCTTGTGACTTAGCAGAACTATTAGGAAGTGCGATCGCACTACAACTTTTATTTGGTATTCCCTTAGTGTGGGGTGTTTGCATCACAGCATTGGATGTTCTGGTATTGTTATTCCTACAAAATAAAGGCTTTCGCTATACAGAAACTTTGGTAATAATGCTGGTAGCAACAGTAGGCATCTGTTTTACAACAGAAATTCTGTTTTCCCGTCCTGATATGGGGGGGATTTTGCTGGGATATCTGCCTAAGAAAGAGATTTTACAGAATTCAGAAATGCTCTACATTGCTATCGGCATTTTAGGGGCAACAGTGATGCCTCACAACTTATATTTACACTCTTCAATTGTCCAAACTCGTAATTGGCAACCTAATACTAAAAAAAGATGGGAAGCAATTAAGTTTGGTACAATAGATTCAACTTTTGCTTTATCACTAGCACTGTTTATAAATTCAGCAATTTTAATTGTGTCTGCTGCAACATTTCATTTTTCTGGTAATCAAAACGTGGCAGAAATTCAAGATGCTTATAAATTACTTACACCATTGTTAGGAGTGAGTGCTGCTAGTGCTGTTTTTGGCATTGCTTTACTTGCTTCTGGGCAAAGTTCAACGCTGACTGCAACTTTGGCAGGACAAATTGTTATGGAAGGCTTTTTGCAATTTCGCTTTCCGTCTTGGTTACGCCGTTTAATAACCCGTTTGCTTGCCATTATTCCAGCGTTAATTACAATCATTATTTTTGGTGAAAATAGTACAAGCAAACTCATAGTTTTTAGTCAAGTTATCCTCAGCTTACAGTTACCATTTGCGGTGATTCCATTGGTGATGTTTACGAGTAATCGCCGTTTGATGGGTGAGTTTGTAAATCCCTTATGGTTGAAATCTTTAGCCTGGTTAGTTGCTATTATTATCGTTGGCTTAAATATTTGGTTGCTATTACAAAGTATCTTGGGATAA
- a CDS encoding SulP family inorganic anion transporter produces MAISDIVEEPQLMRLRRWFSGLRGDFTGGLTAAVVALPLALAFAVASGVEPKAGLYTAIVAGIVAAIFGGSPVQITGPTGAMAVVLVGIVAKYGLEKVWIAGVMAGIIQIALGVAKLGQLVKFIPYPVTAGFTNGIAVIIFCGQLNNFFGLHLPRSEHFLPGLWQSLTHIEALNWDAVGLAMVVMAVNILWPKINTTIPGSLVGLVLATGIATYFHLDVPTIGSIPQSLPMPQGIPHWNDFSVIRELINPALALAALGSIESLLSAVVADGMTVSEKHNSDRELIGQGLANIIIPFFGGIPATGAIARTAVNVRSGGKTRLSGVIHGVALAIIVLTLAPLAAQIPLAALAGILMVVSLRMVEWEAIGLLMRATYSDFAVMILTWLVTILFDLVLAVEVGLMAAGALFIKRMSDLSLVKIPETEVFPPGTPLELGKEIAVYRVDGPVFFGAAERFATFLRDEPEVKYLILRLRFVPNMDTTGLVALEDIYHDLKRHNCRLILTGLQPEVKQLLERTGLLETIGLSNCFETTTDAICSISPQIRECSQPVAATLKTKELMELND; encoded by the coding sequence ATGGCAATATCTGATATCGTCGAAGAACCACAGCTTATGCGTCTACGTCGCTGGTTTAGTGGACTGCGTGGTGATTTCACGGGAGGATTAACAGCAGCAGTGGTGGCATTGCCCTTAGCTTTAGCCTTCGCGGTAGCGAGTGGGGTAGAACCAAAGGCAGGACTTTATACCGCTATTGTGGCGGGAATTGTCGCGGCAATTTTTGGTGGTTCTCCAGTACAAATTACAGGGCCGACAGGGGCAATGGCTGTAGTTTTGGTGGGAATTGTCGCCAAATACGGACTTGAGAAAGTTTGGATTGCTGGGGTGATGGCTGGGATTATCCAAATTGCTTTAGGGGTTGCCAAACTTGGACAGCTAGTAAAGTTTATTCCCTATCCAGTGACAGCAGGCTTTACCAATGGTATTGCCGTGATTATATTTTGTGGTCAATTAAATAATTTCTTTGGTTTACATTTACCACGTAGCGAACATTTTTTGCCGGGACTTTGGCAAAGTTTAACTCATATAGAAGCTCTAAATTGGGATGCTGTTGGGTTGGCAATGGTGGTGATGGCAGTCAATATTTTATGGCCCAAAATTAATACAACAATACCCGGTTCTTTGGTAGGGTTGGTGTTGGCAACGGGGATAGCAACTTATTTTCATCTGGATGTACCGACAATTGGCAGCATTCCCCAATCTTTACCGATGCCCCAAGGTATTCCCCACTGGAATGATTTTAGTGTGATTCGAGAACTGATTAATCCGGCTTTGGCTTTGGCGGCACTGGGAAGTATTGAATCGTTACTGTCGGCGGTTGTGGCTGATGGGATGACAGTGAGCGAAAAACACAATAGCGATCGCGAATTAATTGGTCAAGGATTGGCAAATATTATTATCCCATTTTTTGGCGGCATTCCGGCAACAGGTGCGATCGCTCGGACAGCTGTCAATGTCCGTTCGGGCGGCAAAACCCGACTATCTGGAGTAATTCACGGCGTTGCCTTAGCCATTATCGTTTTAACTTTAGCACCCCTAGCAGCACAGATTCCTTTAGCCGCACTTGCTGGCATTCTGATGGTGGTTAGCCTGCGGATGGTTGAGTGGGAAGCCATTGGTTTATTGATGCGTGCTACCTACTCTGACTTTGCGGTGATGATTCTCACTTGGTTAGTGACAATCTTATTTGATTTAGTTCTCGCCGTAGAAGTAGGATTGATGGCAGCCGGAGCATTATTCATCAAACGGATGAGCGATTTAAGCTTAGTTAAAATACCTGAAACCGAAGTATTTCCCCCTGGTACTCCTCTGGAATTAGGTAAAGAAATTGCCGTTTATCGCGTAGATGGCCCCGTATTTTTTGGTGCTGCTGAAAGATTTGCTACTTTTCTCCGAGATGAACCGGAAGTAAAATATTTAATTCTTCGGTTGCGGTTTGTGCCAAATATGGACACAACTGGGTTAGTAGCTTTAGAGGATATTTACCACGACTTAAAACGGCACAATTGCCGTTTAATTCTCACAGGTTTACAACCCGAAGTCAAACAACTATTAGAACGAACCGGATTGTTAGAAACAATTGGATTATCAAATTGTTTTGAAACAACGACAGATGCGATTTGCTCTATCTCTCCTCAAATTCGAGAATGTTCTCAACCTGTAGCGGCTACTTTGAAGACAAAAGAATTGATGGAATTAAATGACTGA
- a CDS encoding ABC transporter ATP-binding protein, whose amino-acid sequence MATVLKSHRASKRRKHSTHPLQRLLEYGHQYRKQIWLATTYSTLNKFFDLAPPGLIGVAVDVVVKQQDSIIAQLGVRDVFQQFLIISFLTVIIWILESVFEYAYARLWRNLAQNIQHDLRLDAYKHLQELELAYFEERSTGGLMSILSDDINQLERFLDGGANDIIQVSATVLIIGGAFFILAPSVAWMALSPMPFILWGSFAYQRLLAPRYADVREKVGFLNSRLSNNISGITTIKSFTAEAYEAYRLELDSEAYRRSNSKAITLSAAFVPLIRMLILVGFTALLLYGGMAAVSGKMSVGTYSVLVFLIQRLLWPLTRLGETFDQYQRAMASTNRVMNLLDTPIAIHTGDVSLPVNEVRGEVQFKNVYFAYKDRFPVIKNLSLDIPAGKTIAIVGSTGSGKSTLVKLLLRLYEVQTGSITLDGIDLQSLNLQDLRRCIGLVSQDVFLFHGTVAENIAYGSFENTEQEIITAAKIAEAHEFIIDLPQGYETIVGERGQKLSGGQRQRIAIARAVLKNPPILILDEATSAVDNETEAAIQRSLERITVDRTTIAIAHRLSTIRNADCIYVMEHGKLVESGTHEQLLEKDGIYSGLWRVQSGLR is encoded by the coding sequence GTGGCTACTGTATTAAAATCTCATCGGGCATCAAAAAGGCGTAAACACTCAACGCATCCTCTACAACGATTGCTAGAGTATGGACACCAGTATCGTAAACAAATTTGGCTGGCGACTACTTATTCTACCCTCAATAAATTTTTCGACTTAGCACCACCCGGCTTAATTGGCGTCGCAGTGGATGTGGTAGTCAAGCAACAGGATTCTATAATTGCCCAGTTAGGGGTACGCGATGTCTTTCAACAATTTTTGATTATTTCCTTCCTCACCGTCATCATTTGGATACTAGAATCTGTTTTTGAGTACGCCTACGCTCGACTTTGGCGGAATTTGGCTCAAAATATTCAGCATGACTTGCGTTTGGATGCATACAAACATTTGCAAGAGTTGGAATTGGCTTATTTTGAAGAACGCAGCACTGGCGGTTTAATGTCTATCTTGAGTGATGATATTAACCAATTAGAGCGGTTTTTGGATGGAGGAGCGAATGATATTATCCAAGTTTCCGCAACTGTTCTAATTATTGGCGGTGCTTTTTTCATTTTGGCTCCAAGTGTAGCGTGGATGGCTTTGTCACCGATGCCATTTATCCTCTGGGGTTCCTTTGCTTATCAACGACTCCTAGCACCTCGCTACGCCGATGTGCGCGAAAAAGTAGGTTTCCTCAATTCGCGTTTGTCAAACAATATTAGCGGAATTACTACTATTAAAAGTTTCACCGCCGAAGCTTATGAAGCTTATCGTCTGGAATTAGATAGTGAAGCTTATCGCCGGAGTAACTCTAAAGCAATTACTCTTTCTGCTGCTTTTGTCCCGTTAATTCGGATGCTGATTTTAGTCGGTTTCACAGCATTGCTTTTATATGGCGGGATGGCAGCAGTTTCTGGAAAAATGTCTGTAGGTACTTACAGCGTATTAGTATTTTTAATCCAGCGATTGCTGTGGCCTTTAACTAGATTAGGCGAAACATTTGACCAATATCAACGAGCAATGGCTTCTACTAATCGAGTCATGAATTTGTTGGATACTCCCATCGCTATTCATACAGGTGATGTATCGTTACCTGTGAATGAGGTGCGCGGTGAAGTGCAATTTAAAAATGTTTATTTTGCCTATAAAGATAGATTTCCAGTTATTAAAAATCTGTCTTTAGATATTCCGGCGGGGAAAACCATTGCAATTGTCGGTTCAACTGGTTCTGGTAAAAGCACTTTAGTCAAACTTTTGTTGCGGTTATACGAAGTGCAAACGGGAAGCATTACTCTCGATGGCATTGATTTGCAAAGTTTGAATTTACAAGATTTACGGCGCTGTATTGGTTTAGTGAGTCAAGATGTCTTTCTATTTCATGGCACTGTAGCAGAGAATATTGCTTATGGTAGCTTTGAGAATACAGAGCAAGAAATTATCACGGCGGCGAAGATAGCCGAGGCGCACGAATTTATTATTGATCTGCCCCAAGGTTATGAGACAATTGTCGGGGAAAGAGGACAAAAGTTATCGGGTGGACAAAGACAACGAATTGCGATCGCTCGTGCAGTCTTAAAGAATCCGCCCATTCTGATTTTAGATGAAGCGACCTCAGCAGTGGATAATGAGACAGAAGCGGCTATCCAGCGATCGCTCGAACGGATTACAGTAGATAGAACGACAATTGCGATCGCTCATCGTCTTTCCACTATCCGCAATGCCGATTGCATTTATGTCATGGAACATGGAAAATTAGTAGAGTCGGGAACCCATGAGCAACTGCTAGAGAAAGACGGTATTTATTCCGGTCTCTGGCGTGTACAGTCAGGTTTGAGATAA
- the ccmS gene encoding beta-carboxysome assembly chaperone CcmS, producing the protein MFFGNSQPESGDTKWRRQLDKFVKANQQELAALFWGLWLANGDSQGTVGIDLQPTPHFVYCPKEQIENLNIRVENRLQEILGIVENHKPEVEVVMIGIGKGEIKLIQFAPEPAPPICFEEVGKDVDGLLDVLEERMREEIVF; encoded by the coding sequence ATGTTTTTTGGTAATAGTCAACCAGAATCAGGTGATACTAAGTGGCGTCGCCAGTTGGATAAATTTGTGAAAGCAAATCAGCAGGAATTGGCGGCGCTGTTTTGGGGATTGTGGTTAGCAAATGGTGACAGTCAAGGTACTGTTGGTATTGATTTGCAACCAACGCCGCATTTTGTTTATTGTCCGAAAGAGCAGATAGAGAATTTAAATATTAGAGTTGAAAATCGGCTGCAAGAAATTTTGGGAATTGTTGAGAATCACAAGCCGGAAGTGGAGGTTGTGATGATTGGGATTGGTAAGGGGGAAATTAAGTTAATTCAGTTTGCACCGGAACCAGCGCCACCGATTTGTTTTGAAGAAGTTGGGAAGGATGTGGATGGGTTGTTGGATGTGCTGGAAGAGAGGATGAGGGAGGAGATTGTTTTTTAA
- a CDS encoding biotin carboxylase, which yields MRLRSLTVVFISCLITFLSWVSIPPAIALTQIRLFDVSYKDCPPELAQGAVISSGSAAANCFLVFGKAENGTYKTVYDADIFGRIYDANNDSVMQNRTRLGSIAEVPPGISDFELRISVPANQPTPLKLKQFKAAGFSGQVRK from the coding sequence ATGCGCTTGCGCTCACTCACGGTCGTTTTCATTTCCTGTCTCATCACCTTTCTATCGTGGGTGAGCATTCCCCCTGCTATAGCACTGACACAGATTAGATTGTTTGATGTTTCCTATAAAGATTGTCCACCAGAACTTGCACAAGGGGCTGTTATCAGTAGTGGTAGCGCGGCTGCTAATTGTTTTCTTGTCTTTGGCAAAGCAGAAAATGGCACTTATAAAACAGTCTACGACGCAGATATTTTTGGACGCATTTATGATGCCAACAATGACTCGGTAATGCAAAACCGCACTCGCTTAGGTTCTATTGCTGAGGTTCCACCAGGTATTAGCGATTTTGAATTGAGAATTTCTGTACCTGCGAATCAGCCTACTCCGTTAAAGCTGAAGCAGTTTAAAGCAGCCGGATTTAGCGGCCAAGTGCGTAAGTAA
- a CDS encoding alpha/beta hydrolase gives MFLKPKIVFSWLVLLLSFASLFLSSWILLPAPNMFLLTLAVGAPEVSPWLLLLNFFSLSLAFFYIRRRKLQRLACIFSLIGLLICAWVLVNIPQTQMQMAKAMKQGLGANYLEQIPAQVTVKMQRHPFDLVNSFRGIALAKTRHQKDIVFASPAGVPLKMEVYQPSEVGKYPAVVVIYGGAWQYGNPHANSEFNQYIAHQGYTVFAIAYRHAPKYRFPVQLDDVRTALNFIRKHAAEYEADPERMVLLGRSAGAHLAMLAAYQPDAPPIRGVVSYYGPVNLTEGYKTPPNPDPINTRAVLKAFLGGSLEELPNQYEIASPINYLTHPLPPTLLIYGSRDHLVEARFGRQMYERLHNSGNTAVFLEIPWAEHAFDAVFNGVSNQLALYYTERFLAWALFKQ, from the coding sequence ATGTTTCTTAAACCCAAAATAGTTTTCTCATGGCTTGTATTATTACTCAGTTTTGCAAGCCTATTTCTCAGTTCTTGGATTCTTCTTCCGGCTCCAAATATGTTTTTACTCACCCTAGCAGTAGGAGCGCCAGAAGTCAGTCCTTGGTTATTGTTATTAAATTTTTTCTCTTTATCACTTGCTTTCTTCTACATCCGTCGCCGTAAATTACAACGTTTAGCTTGTATTTTCAGCTTAATAGGATTGCTAATTTGTGCATGGGTGCTAGTGAATATCCCACAAACTCAAATGCAGATGGCTAAAGCGATGAAGCAAGGGTTGGGAGCAAATTATCTAGAGCAAATTCCAGCCCAAGTAACGGTAAAGATGCAAAGGCATCCCTTTGATTTAGTTAATTCCTTCCGGGGTATTGCACTAGCTAAAACGCGTCATCAAAAAGATATTGTCTTTGCTTCTCCTGCGGGAGTGCCTTTAAAAATGGAAGTTTACCAACCCTCAGAGGTAGGGAAATATCCAGCAGTAGTAGTAATTTATGGTGGAGCTTGGCAATATGGCAACCCTCACGCCAATTCCGAGTTTAATCAGTATATCGCTCATCAGGGATATACGGTATTTGCGATCGCTTATCGACATGCACCTAAATATCGGTTTCCAGTTCAGTTAGATGATGTGCGTACAGCCCTAAATTTTATTCGCAAACATGCAGCAGAATATGAAGCTGATCCAGAACGGATGGTACTTTTAGGGCGTTCTGCGGGAGCGCACTTAGCAATGTTAGCGGCTTATCAACCAGATGCACCACCCATTCGTGGTGTGGTGAGCTATTACGGGCCTGTTAATTTAACGGAGGGATACAAAACACCACCAAATCCCGATCCTATTAACACCCGCGCTGTTTTAAAAGCATTTCTCGGTGGTTCTTTAGAAGAGTTACCTAATCAATATGAAATTGCTTCACCGATAAATTATCTGACGCACCCTTTACCACCAACTTTATTAATTTACGGCAGTCGCGATCATTTAGTAGAAGCACGATTTGGTAGACAAATGTATGAACGTTTACATAATTCTGGTAATACTGCGGTTTTTCTAGAAATTCCTTGGGCAGAACACGCTTTTGATGCCGTTTTCAATGGTGTGAGCAATCAATTAGCGTTATATTATACTGAGAGGTTTTTGGCGTGGGCGTTGTTTAAGCAATAA
- a CDS encoding DUF5615 family PIN-like protein has product MKILIDMNLSPDWVGVFEKYNISSMHWSCVGDPREKDSVIMEWARTNGYIVFTHDLDFGSLLAATGADTPSVIQVRTQDILPNRIEQLVISALNQFQSLLESGAFRTYAKIAKKLNFSNRQDAKSAENS; this is encoded by the coding sequence ATGAAAATTTTGATTGATATGAATCTTTCCCCTGATTGGGTTGGGGTTTTTGAGAAGTACAATATCTCCTCTATGCACTGGTCTTGTGTTGGCGACCCTCGTGAGAAAGATTCGGTAATTATGGAGTGGGCAAGAACTAATGGTTATATCGTATTTACCCATGATTTAGATTTCGGCTCCCTGCTAGCTGCAACAGGTGCTGATACTCCAAGTGTCATTCAGGTTCGCACCCAGGATATTTTACCGAACAGGATCGAACAGTTAGTCATTTCAGCCCTGAACCAGTTTCAGTCCTTACTGGAGTCAGGCGCATTTAGGACTTACGCAAAAATTGCTAAAAAGCTTAATTTCTCGAACCGCCAAGACGCCAAGAGCGCCGAGAATTCGTAG
- a CDS encoding DUF433 domain-containing protein gives MQNLTRITRNPQVMGGKPCIRGMRVTVGTLVGLMASGHSNSDILKAYPYLEEADIYEALAYAAWRVEEIEVPLQSA, from the coding sequence ATGCAAAATCTCACCAGAATTACCCGCAATCCACAAGTGATGGGAGGCAAACCCTGCATCCGTGGAATGCGTGTTACCGTTGGTACTCTTGTCGGCTTAATGGCATCTGGACACAGTAATAGCGACATCCTCAAGGCATATCCTTACCTCGAAGAAGCCGATATTTATGAAGCGCTTGCCTATGCTGCATGGCGAGTTGAAGAGATTGAAGTCCCGCTCCAAAGTGCATGA